A single region of the Rhodococcus sp. W8901 genome encodes:
- a CDS encoding aminotransferase class V-fold PLP-dependent enzyme, whose protein sequence is MTAVLTADTCCATAPIARVSGCDLQVPLVGGGTCTYANFDYAASAPALAQVTDRVQELLPFYASVHRGAGYASRVSTEAYENARGSVERFVGADTDQVVVFTRNTTDSLNLLANCVPGDVVVLDIEHHANLLPWKNSRIVEAADTVAETIRRLVAELCAKPAALLAITGASNVTGEVLPIAELADIAHRCGARILVDGAQLTPHRRVNLAECGVDYLAFSGHKLYAPFGAGVLVGRRDWLDDAQPYLAGGGAVREVTIDETCWAPAPARHEAGSPNVLGVAALAAACDALSALDFDRVVEHERVLSTRLADGLAEIDGVHLLRLWSDAPDSVGIVTFTIDGFEPGRIAAFLSAEHGIGVRDGRFCAHPLLSRIGHAGGAVRASLGLGTSSADVERLIAAVRQLAAGEETWNYGKTDGLWNPVPETRGFSGRTSGAAECV, encoded by the coding sequence ATGACTGCTGTACTGACTGCCGATACCTGCTGCGCCACCGCCCCGATTGCTCGGGTGTCGGGCTGTGACCTGCAGGTTCCGCTTGTCGGGGGTGGAACCTGCACCTATGCGAACTTCGACTACGCGGCCAGCGCGCCGGCCCTGGCGCAGGTCACCGACCGGGTCCAGGAACTGCTGCCCTTCTACGCAAGCGTGCATCGCGGCGCCGGCTACGCCTCCCGCGTGAGCACCGAGGCCTACGAGAACGCCCGCGGATCGGTGGAGCGCTTTGTCGGAGCCGACACCGACCAGGTCGTCGTCTTCACCCGCAACACCACCGACTCGCTCAACCTGCTCGCGAACTGCGTGCCCGGCGATGTCGTCGTCCTCGACATCGAGCACCATGCAAACCTGTTGCCGTGGAAGAACTCCCGCATCGTCGAGGCTGCCGACACGGTCGCCGAGACGATCCGTCGCCTGGTCGCCGAACTGTGCGCCAAGCCCGCCGCGCTGCTCGCGATCACCGGGGCCTCCAACGTCACCGGTGAGGTGCTGCCGATCGCCGAACTGGCCGACATCGCGCACCGCTGCGGCGCCCGGATCCTCGTCGACGGCGCGCAGTTGACCCCGCACCGCCGCGTGAACCTCGCCGAGTGCGGCGTCGACTACCTGGCCTTCTCCGGCCACAAGCTGTACGCACCCTTCGGTGCGGGCGTACTGGTCGGCCGCCGTGACTGGCTCGACGACGCGCAGCCGTACCTCGCCGGTGGCGGCGCTGTCCGCGAGGTGACGATCGACGAGACCTGCTGGGCGCCCGCCCCCGCCCGCCACGAGGCCGGCAGCCCCAACGTCCTCGGTGTCGCCGCGCTCGCGGCCGCGTGTGACGCGCTGTCCGCCTTGGACTTCGACCGTGTCGTCGAGCACGAGCGTGTGCTGTCGACCCGCCTCGCGGACGGCCTCGCGGAGATCGACGGTGTGCACCTGCTGCGCCTGTGGTCGGATGCGCCGGACAGCGTCGGCATCGTCACCTTCACGATCGACGGCTTCGAGCCGGGCCGGATCGCCGCGTTCCTGTCCGCCGAACACGGAATCGGCGTGCGCGACGGCCGCTTCTGCGCTCACCCGCTGCTCAGCCGCATCGGCCACGCCGGCGGTGCCGTGCGTGCCAGCCTCGGGCTGGGCACCAGCTCGGCCGACGTCGAGCGCCTGATCGCGGCCGTCCGCCAGCTCGCCGCCGGCGAGGAGACCTGGAACTACGGCAAGACCGATGGACTGTGGAACCCGGTCCCCGAGACCCGCGGGTTCTCCGGGCGGACCTCCGGCGCCGCCGAGTGCGTGTAG
- a CDS encoding putative leader peptide codes for MESTNTGGQWSRRHVDLCRTSSGMCTR; via the coding sequence ATGGAGTCGACGAACACGGGCGGTCAATGGTCCCGCCGGCACGTCGACCTGTGCCGCACCTCGTCCGGCATGTGTACGCGCTGA
- a CDS encoding methyltransferase domain-containing protein, producing the protein MERTFDSLVAEAEAASVDGWEFSWLDGRATEQRPSWGYQRLLGERLARATAALDIETGGGEVLAGAGAIPPTMAATESWPPNLAKATAVLHPLGVVVVAASDEPPLPFADNAFDLVSSRHPNTVSWPDIARVLVPGGTYLAQHVGHESVFELAEFFLGPQPAARRSRHPDTAASEACAAGLEIMDLRFERLRMEFFDIGTVVYFLRKVIWIVPGFTVDACRDRLRDLDRHIRAEGSFVAHSTRFLIEARKPD; encoded by the coding sequence ATGGAGCGCACCTTCGACAGTCTGGTTGCCGAAGCCGAGGCCGCATCGGTCGACGGCTGGGAATTCTCCTGGCTCGACGGCCGCGCCACCGAACAGCGCCCGTCGTGGGGCTATCAGCGCCTGCTGGGCGAGCGCCTCGCACGAGCGACGGCTGCACTCGATATCGAGACCGGCGGAGGGGAGGTTCTCGCGGGCGCCGGCGCGATTCCCCCGACGATGGCCGCGACGGAGTCCTGGCCGCCCAACCTCGCGAAGGCCACCGCGGTGCTGCACCCGTTGGGTGTGGTGGTGGTCGCGGCCTCGGACGAGCCACCACTACCGTTCGCGGACAACGCCTTCGATCTGGTCAGCAGCCGACATCCCAATACCGTGTCGTGGCCGGACATCGCGCGGGTGCTCGTCCCCGGCGGAACCTATCTGGCCCAGCACGTGGGTCACGAGAGCGTCTTCGAACTCGCCGAGTTCTTCCTCGGTCCGCAACCCGCGGCGCGGCGATCGAGGCATCCGGACACGGCCGCGTCCGAGGCGTGCGCCGCCGGGCTCGAGATCATGGATCTGCGTTTCGAGCGACTGCGCATGGAGTTCTTCGACATCGGAACGGTGGTCTACTTCCTACGGAAGGTGATCTGGATAGTTCCGGGCTTCACGGTCGACGCCTGCCGTGACCGGTTGCGGGACCTCGACCGACACATCCGCGCGGAGGGGTCGTTCGTCGCCCATTCCACCCGATTTCTCATCGAGGCCCGCAAGCCGGACTGA
- a CDS encoding oxidoreductase, which translates to MDLHLAGKTAVVTGASKGIGLAVTTALASEGTHVVAGSRTRTAEIESLENDGNVTFVPCDLSTAEGPATLIEAATERGGVDILVNNAGAVTPRTGGFASISDEDWLASLTLTFLSAVRTTRAALPQLVRRGGGAVVTVSSVNAFLPDPGVVDYSAAKAALTNFCKSLSKEVAGQKIRVNTVSPGPVTTALWLADDGVASTVARVSGSTAEAVVEAAAAGSETGRFTRPDEVADLVLYLASERAGNITGADVVIDGGLIKTL; encoded by the coding sequence ATGGACCTGCACCTGGCCGGCAAGACCGCCGTCGTCACGGGCGCGAGCAAGGGCATCGGGCTTGCGGTGACCACAGCCCTGGCATCCGAGGGCACTCACGTCGTCGCCGGATCACGCACTCGCACTGCGGAAATCGAGTCGCTGGAGAACGACGGCAACGTCACGTTCGTTCCGTGTGACCTGTCCACGGCCGAGGGCCCGGCGACCCTGATCGAGGCGGCCACCGAGCGCGGCGGCGTGGACATCCTCGTCAACAACGCCGGCGCCGTGACGCCGCGGACCGGCGGATTCGCGAGCATCTCCGATGAGGACTGGCTGGCATCGCTGACCCTGACGTTCCTGTCCGCGGTGCGGACCACCCGCGCCGCGCTCCCCCAACTCGTCCGGCGCGGCGGCGGGGCCGTCGTGACCGTCAGCTCGGTCAACGCGTTCCTGCCCGATCCCGGGGTGGTCGACTACTCCGCCGCGAAGGCCGCACTCACCAACTTCTGCAAATCGCTTTCCAAAGAGGTTGCCGGTCAGAAGATTCGGGTCAACACGGTCAGCCCCGGACCGGTCACCACTGCGCTGTGGCTCGCCGACGACGGGGTCGCGTCCACCGTGGCCCGGGTCAGCGGCAGCACGGCGGAGGCGGTCGTCGAGGCCGCCGCCGCAGGGTCCGAGACCGGACGCTTCACCCGCCCCGACGAGGTGGCGGATCTGGTGCTGTACCTCGCGAGCGAGAGGGCCGGCAACATCACCGGGGCCGACGTCGTCATCGACGGCGGGCTGATCAAAACGCTGTGA
- a CDS encoding ABC transporter ATP-binding protein has protein sequence MALSNDVVLDVGALRMRYADVDVLRDVAFQARRGEVLVMLGPNGAGKTTTIEILEGFRRRSAGRVAVLGADPEHGDEQWRSRIGVVLQSWRDHAKWRVHELLDHLGAFYRPYLAERSREPWDTDELIALVGLTAQADAKVAALSGGQRRRLDVAIGIVGRPELLFMDEPTAGFDPAARRDFHDLVHRLSDLENTTVLLTTHDLDEAEKIADRILILAGGRIIADGSADELSRTIAGEAEVRWTVDDQRFVHTTTESTKFVHELFKQHGERIEDLEVRRASLEDTYMTLVRRQESGEAEAAVHTLSEVAR, from the coding sequence ATGGCTTTGAGTAACGACGTTGTTCTCGACGTCGGCGCGTTGCGAATGCGCTACGCCGACGTCGATGTTCTGCGCGACGTGGCATTCCAGGCGCGGCGCGGCGAGGTGCTGGTCATGCTCGGCCCGAACGGCGCGGGCAAGACGACCACGATCGAGATCCTGGAAGGCTTCCGCAGACGCTCGGCGGGCCGCGTCGCCGTCCTGGGCGCCGATCCCGAACACGGCGACGAACAGTGGCGATCCCGGATCGGTGTCGTCCTCCAGTCCTGGCGCGACCACGCCAAGTGGCGGGTACACGAACTGCTCGACCATCTCGGCGCGTTCTACCGCCCCTATCTCGCGGAGCGATCTCGCGAGCCCTGGGACACAGACGAACTCATCGCCCTGGTCGGGCTCACCGCGCAGGCGGACGCGAAGGTCGCCGCACTGTCCGGTGGTCAGCGCCGCAGGCTGGACGTGGCGATCGGCATCGTGGGCCGTCCGGAACTGCTGTTCATGGACGAGCCGACCGCGGGCTTCGACCCCGCGGCCCGCCGGGACTTCCACGACCTGGTGCACCGCCTGTCCGATCTCGAGAACACGACGGTGCTGCTCACCACCCACGACCTCGACGAGGCGGAGAAGATCGCCGACCGGATCCTGATCCTGGCGGGCGGCCGCATCATCGCCGACGGTTCCGCCGACGAACTGTCACGCACGATCGCCGGCGAAGCCGAGGTGCGGTGGACCGTCGACGACCAGCGTTTCGTCCACACCACCACCGAGTCCACGAAGTTCGTCCACGAACTGTTCAAGCAGCACGGCGAGCGAATCGAGGACCTGGAGGTGCGCCGCGCCTCGTTGGAAGACACCTACATGACGCTGGTCCGTCGCCAGGAATCAGGCGAGGCCGAGGCCGCCGTCCACACACTCTCGGAGGTCGCACGATGA
- a CDS encoding ABC transporter permease has protein sequence MSPTGTAVRAGFTRGWIEFRQLYTNAPDLIGQFAMPVIALAALYLLRNREYAGSDLSIAELALPGLIGSIIAFNGVFAITNVLVLDREDGTLLRAKAAPNGMIGYFIGKILSASGSVLVQVAIVMAAGMVIIGGSSLDGVGAWTTFVWVVLLGLLATLPAGAILGGVLEGPRATFLLTMPMMALVAISGIFYPITALPGWLQGVGQAFPIYWVGLGMRSALLPDDAAAIEIGQSWRHLETAAVLGVWAVAGLLIAPVVLRRMARHESGSSMAERRDKAMQRAF, from the coding sequence ATGAGCCCGACAGGTACCGCTGTCCGCGCCGGTTTCACCCGTGGATGGATCGAGTTCCGTCAGCTGTACACCAACGCCCCCGACCTCATCGGCCAGTTCGCGATGCCGGTGATCGCGCTCGCCGCGCTCTACCTGCTGCGGAACCGGGAGTACGCGGGCAGCGATCTCTCGATCGCCGAGCTGGCACTGCCCGGCCTCATCGGCAGCATCATCGCGTTCAATGGCGTGTTCGCGATAACCAACGTGCTGGTGCTCGACCGGGAGGACGGCACACTGCTGCGGGCCAAGGCGGCACCCAACGGCATGATCGGCTATTTCATCGGCAAGATCCTTTCCGCGTCCGGATCGGTTCTGGTGCAGGTGGCCATCGTGATGGCGGCGGGGATGGTGATCATCGGCGGGTCTTCGCTGGACGGGGTGGGCGCGTGGACGACCTTCGTCTGGGTGGTGCTGCTCGGCCTGCTCGCCACGCTGCCGGCCGGGGCGATCCTCGGCGGCGTCCTCGAAGGTCCGCGCGCCACCTTCCTGCTGACGATGCCGATGATGGCGCTCGTCGCCATCTCGGGCATCTTCTATCCGATCACCGCACTGCCCGGCTGGCTCCAGGGCGTGGGTCAGGCGTTCCCGATCTACTGGGTCGGCCTGGGCATGCGTTCGGCGCTGCTGCCCGACGACGCGGCCGCGATCGAGATCGGCCAGTCCTGGCGGCACCTCGAGACGGCCGCGGTGCTGGGCGTTTGGGCGGTCGCGGGGCTGCTGATCGCGCCGGTAGTGTTGCGACGCATGGCGCGTCACGAATCAGGATCGAGCATGGCCGAGCGGCGGGACAAGGCGATGCAGCGTGCCTTCTGA
- a CDS encoding helix-turn-helix transcriptional regulator encodes MPSEVIYNRIAMLRAERGISRRELAEALGVHYQTVGYLERGEYSPSLHLALRIAAYFDVAVEVVFSTEPFPRLGSAAETA; translated from the coding sequence GTGCCTTCTGAAGTCATCTACAACCGGATCGCGATGCTGCGCGCCGAGCGGGGGATATCGCGGCGGGAACTGGCCGAGGCGCTCGGCGTGCACTATCAGACCGTCGGCTACCTCGAGCGCGGCGAATACAGTCCCAGCCTGCATCTGGCGTTGCGGATCGCCGCCTACTTCGACGTGGCGGTGGAGGTCGTGTTCTCCACCGAACCCTTTCCCCGACTGGGGTCGGCCGCCGAAACGGCGTGA
- a CDS encoding flavin reductase family protein, giving the protein MSQHVENAPDLTVVPSEEGIGNDEYKAAMRRHPAGVTIVTLDSESGPVGFTATSFASLSMNPPLISFNIALNSSSINALQAADSIVVHLLGEHQQHLSQRFSRSADQRFSDESLWSRLETGEPVLHGTPIWMRTTVHQLIPAGDHTLVIGLITRIHNENDDEAAAAPLLYHEGRYHRAAPLD; this is encoded by the coding sequence TTGTCACAGCACGTCGAGAATGCGCCCGACCTCACCGTCGTCCCGAGCGAGGAGGGCATCGGCAACGACGAGTACAAGGCGGCCATGCGCCGCCACCCGGCCGGCGTCACGATCGTCACCCTCGACTCGGAGTCCGGTCCGGTCGGCTTCACCGCGACGTCGTTCGCGTCGCTGTCGATGAATCCGCCGCTGATCTCGTTCAACATCGCGCTGAACTCGTCGAGCATCAACGCGCTGCAGGCCGCCGATTCGATCGTCGTGCACCTGCTGGGCGAGCACCAGCAGCACCTGTCGCAGCGCTTCTCACGCAGCGCCGACCAGCGTTTCAGCGACGAGTCACTGTGGTCCCGCCTCGAGACGGGCGAGCCGGTGCTGCACGGCACCCCGATCTGGATGCGCACCACGGTCCACCAGCTCATCCCCGCGGGCGATCACACCCTCGTGATCGGCCTGATCACCCGCATCCACAACGAGAACGACGACGAGGCCGCGGCCGCTCCGCTGCTGTACCACGAGGGCCGCTACCACCGCGCCGCACCGCTCGACTAG
- a CDS encoding YbaK/EbsC family protein: MPRLLHPNAAHVADTLIARGHHGVIVTQPAPTHSAAEAAEALGVQLGAIVKSLVFLLDDEPVLLLVSGAHEVDVAATGVRLQGTLSRAPLDVVREVTGQPIGGVAPLGHPTNLPTYLDSALAGHPDLWAAAGHPDTVFRTTFPELLRVTAGLAVDMGRPAEDAAMGHENQLPAE; encoded by the coding sequence ATGCCCAGGCTGCTGCATCCCAATGCGGCGCACGTCGCCGACACGCTGATCGCGCGCGGACACCACGGGGTCATCGTCACCCAGCCCGCGCCGACGCACAGTGCCGCGGAGGCGGCGGAGGCGCTGGGCGTGCAACTCGGTGCCATCGTCAAGTCGCTGGTGTTCCTGCTCGACGACGAACCGGTGCTGCTGCTGGTGTCGGGGGCGCACGAGGTGGACGTGGCCGCCACGGGCGTCCGTCTGCAGGGCACGCTGTCGCGGGCCCCGCTCGACGTGGTCCGGGAGGTCACCGGCCAACCGATCGGCGGGGTCGCGCCGCTGGGGCATCCCACCAATCTGCCCACCTACCTCGACAGCGCCCTGGCCGGCCATCCGGATCTGTGGGCGGCGGCCGGGCACCCGGACACGGTCTTCCGGACCACCTTCCCGGAGTTGCTGCGGGTGACGGCGGGTCTGGCCGTCGACATGGGCCGACCGGCCGAGGACGCCGCGATGGGACACGAAAACCAGTTGCCCGCTGAGTGA
- a CDS encoding TetR/AcrR family transcriptional regulator, producing the protein MRGRILDAAADEFAERGFAAARLAEIARRAGFTKGAVYSNFESKQDLFAELFAQRSLELAGRVLAEISGLDPADAVGKGGAEVASALIADPGWSLLVLEFGVQAGRDPNIKQAYLRERRYLRGKLVELIGDRAREWGVDLDVRTTAISLMALISGLVLEHSVDPEEVDQRAMGAAVTALFAGAVARATRRQ; encoded by the coding sequence GTGCGCGGACGCATTCTGGACGCGGCCGCCGACGAGTTCGCCGAACGCGGCTTCGCCGCCGCCCGCCTCGCCGAGATCGCGCGTCGGGCAGGGTTCACGAAGGGCGCGGTGTACTCGAACTTCGAGTCCAAGCAGGACCTGTTCGCGGAGCTGTTCGCACAGCGGTCCCTCGAACTCGCCGGCCGGGTCCTCGCCGAGATCTCCGGACTCGACCCCGCCGACGCGGTGGGCAAGGGCGGCGCGGAGGTGGCGTCGGCCCTCATCGCGGATCCGGGATGGTCGCTGCTGGTCCTCGAGTTCGGGGTCCAAGCGGGCCGCGACCCGAACATCAAACAGGCCTATCTACGCGAACGCCGTTATCTGCGCGGCAAACTCGTCGAACTGATCGGCGACCGCGCCCGCGAGTGGGGCGTCGACCTCGACGTGCGGACCACCGCGATCTCGTTGATGGCGCTCATCTCCGGCCTGGTCCTCGAGCACTCCGTCGATCCCGAGGAAGTGGACCAGCGCGCGATGGGCGCCGCCGTGACCGCGCTGTTCGCCGGCGCCGTCGCCCGGGCCACCCGTCGTCAGTAG
- a CDS encoding 2-oxo-4-hydroxy-4-carboxy-5-ureidoimidazoline decarboxylase → MLMHQGIGLDRFNDLPRRRAVHALFECCSSLPWSARLADGRAYATHTDLLSRAEKELRILPEQEIQQVLQGHPRIGSRARSLQSYREQCAVWVEDAASMGMLDEAGSAYEERFGFRYVWCADGRDGRALLANLAARMSHDLETERDVRTAELATITRTRLERMLGPEGGFPDY, encoded by the coding sequence ATGCTGATGCACCAGGGAATCGGCCTGGACCGGTTCAACGACCTGCCGCGCCGACGCGCGGTGCACGCACTGTTCGAGTGCTGTTCCAGCCTGCCGTGGTCGGCCCGCCTGGCCGACGGCCGCGCGTATGCCACGCACACCGATCTGCTGAGCCGAGCGGAGAAGGAACTGCGAATCCTGCCCGAGCAGGAGATCCAGCAGGTCCTGCAGGGCCACCCCCGGATCGGGTCCCGGGCCCGGAGCCTGCAGTCGTATCGGGAGCAGTGCGCGGTGTGGGTCGAGGACGCGGCCTCGATGGGCATGCTCGACGAGGCCGGTTCCGCGTACGAGGAGCGGTTCGGGTTCCGGTACGTCTGGTGCGCCGACGGCCGGGACGGGCGCGCACTGCTGGCGAATCTCGCGGCCCGGATGAGCCACGATCTCGAGACCGAGCGTGATGTCCGCACCGCGGAGCTCGCGACGATCACCCGCACGCGGCTCGAACGGATGCTCGGACCGGAGGGCGGGTTCCCGGACTACTGA
- a CDS encoding glyoxalase superfamily protein, which produces MRVTRITANLRVPDVDAAKRFYTDYLGLSTEEFDMGWVARCTAPGTGASVQLVTKDASAPEDSVVSVHIDDVDAAYAEAQEHGYEIVYPLTTEPWGVRRFFVRAPDGNILNIVRHREGPHR; this is translated from the coding sequence ATGCGCGTCACCCGTATCACCGCCAATCTTCGTGTGCCCGACGTCGATGCTGCCAAACGCTTCTACACGGACTACCTCGGGTTGAGCACCGAGGAATTCGACATGGGCTGGGTCGCTCGTTGCACCGCGCCGGGCACCGGGGCGAGCGTCCAGCTCGTCACGAAAGATGCTTCCGCTCCTGAGGATTCGGTCGTATCGGTTCACATCGACGACGTGGACGCGGCATACGCGGAAGCGCAGGAGCACGGTTACGAGATCGTGTACCCGCTGACCACCGAGCCGTGGGGAGTTCGCAGATTCTTCGTCCGAGCACCGGACGGCAACATTCTGAATATCGTGAGACATCGGGAAGGGCCACATCGGTAA
- a CDS encoding carboxymuconolactone decarboxylase family protein, producing MSSVNLSKQHPDAYKQLGALNARAETAVQESGLDQLLAELVKIRVSQINGCAFCLRMHTRDAISKGETSDRLAVVAAWWESQYFSARERAALALAEQVTRLSVPDTRTWDDGSLTAEQASAVSWLAVVMNAWNRVAITSHYPVAP from the coding sequence ATGAGCTCCGTGAACCTCAGCAAGCAGCACCCGGACGCGTACAAGCAGTTGGGCGCCTTGAACGCGCGGGCCGAAACGGCCGTGCAGGAGTCGGGGCTGGACCAGCTGCTGGCCGAACTGGTCAAGATCCGCGTCTCGCAGATCAACGGCTGCGCGTTCTGTCTGCGCATGCACACCCGCGACGCCATCTCGAAGGGGGAGACCAGCGATCGTCTGGCGGTCGTGGCGGCGTGGTGGGAGTCGCAGTACTTCAGTGCGCGGGAGCGCGCCGCCCTGGCCCTGGCGGAACAGGTCACCCGGCTCTCGGTCCCGGACACACGTACGTGGGACGACGGATCCCTGACCGCCGAGCAGGCGTCGGCGGTCAGCTGGCTCGCCGTCGTGATGAATGCGTGGAACAGGGTCGCGATCACCAGCCACTACCCGGTTGCCCCCTGA
- a CDS encoding crotonase/enoyl-CoA hydratase family protein, translating to MTEKQSWKAFTVERKDHVAQVTLIGPGKGNAMGPDFWEELPDIFAELDADPEVRAVVLAGSGKHFSFGLDLPAMSGGFGAVLADKAQAGPRTDFHNLIKRMQSGINAVADCRKPVVAAIQGWCIGGGVDLISAADIRYASADAKFSIREVKVAIVADMGSFARLPAIIGDGHLRELALTGKDIDAARAEKIGLVNDVFEDADAVLAAAHATAADIAANPPLVVHGVKDVLDHGRSAAVNDSLRYVAAWNAAFLPSEDLTEAITAVFQKRPPEFKGR from the coding sequence ATGACGGAAAAGCAGAGCTGGAAGGCGTTCACAGTCGAGCGCAAGGACCACGTCGCCCAGGTGACGCTCATCGGCCCCGGCAAGGGCAATGCGATGGGCCCGGACTTCTGGGAGGAACTGCCCGACATCTTTGCCGAACTCGACGCCGACCCCGAGGTCCGTGCCGTCGTGCTCGCCGGATCTGGTAAGCACTTCTCCTTCGGCCTGGACCTGCCCGCGATGAGCGGCGGCTTCGGCGCCGTCCTCGCCGACAAGGCCCAGGCCGGACCTCGTACCGATTTCCACAACCTCATCAAGCGGATGCAGTCCGGCATCAACGCCGTCGCGGACTGCCGCAAGCCCGTCGTCGCCGCGATCCAGGGCTGGTGCATCGGCGGCGGCGTCGACCTGATCTCGGCCGCCGACATCCGATACGCGAGCGCCGACGCCAAGTTCAGCATCCGCGAGGTCAAGGTGGCCATCGTCGCCGACATGGGCAGTTTCGCCCGCCTGCCCGCGATCATCGGTGACGGGCACCTGCGTGAGCTCGCGCTGACCGGCAAGGACATCGACGCCGCCCGCGCGGAGAAGATCGGTCTGGTCAACGACGTGTTCGAGGACGCCGACGCGGTCCTGGCCGCGGCTCACGCGACCGCCGCCGACATCGCGGCGAACCCGCCGCTCGTGGTGCACGGCGTCAAGGACGTGCTCGACCACGGCCGTTCCGCGGCGGTGAACGACAGCCTGCGTTACGTGGCCGCGTGGAATGCGGCCTTCCTGCCGTCGGAAGACTTGACCGAGGCCATCACGGCGGTGTTCCAGAAGCGTCCGCCCGAGTTCAAGGGTCGCTAG